A single window of Nicotiana tomentosiformis chromosome 1, ASM39032v3, whole genome shotgun sequence DNA harbors:
- the LOC104085894 gene encoding DNA-directed RNA polymerases II, IV and V subunit 8B-like, with protein sequence MDAFHFDEIIKVRKVDADGKKYDKVSRIEARCHDGETSIQLDINSELYPIQPRELYRMVISKTLNMDGSAVTSHPPEGEQKSLADKFEYIVHGLVYKVSMDTSGPDKKVVVYVSFGGLQLMLKSDPLKVQKFKLDEKLFLLLRKMTK encoded by the exons ATGGATGCGTTTCACTTTGACGAAATTATTAAGGTTCGAAAGGTGGATGCTGATGGCAAAAAGTATGACAAAG TTTCTCGCATAGAAGCAAGATGTCATGATGGCGAAACATCGATACAGCTAGATATCAACTCAGAGCTATACCCTATTCAGCCAAGAGAGTTGTATAGGATGGTTATATCAAAGACGCTGAATATGGATGGGTCAGCTGTAACTAGCCATCCTCCTGAG GGAGAGCAAAAATCTCTTGCTGACAAATTTGAATACATCGTGCATGGGCTAGTTTATAAGGTCTCAATGGACACATCAGGACCTGACAAAAAAGT AGTGGTTTATGTCTCATTCGGAGGACTTCAGCTGATGTTGAAAAGTGATCCCCTCAAGGTGCAAAAGTTCAAGCTCGACGAGAAGCTCTTTCTTCTTTTGAGGAAGATGACGAAGTGA